The Aestuariirhabdus haliotis genomic sequence CAATGTGCGATCGGCACCGACAAATAATTCACACATCACGCGCTCCCTGAAGTTTTATTTTTTTAACGTAGCGCCCAAGTTTACTGGATCAACAGTTGATGAAACTGCTGTAACAGCGCCGGATGAGCTGGCCAGGCCGGCGCCGAAACCAGATTTCCATCGGTGATCGCCTGATCCATCTCCAGGCTTTGATACTGCCCACCCGCTTGCTCGACCTCAGGCTGGCAAGCGGGATACGCTGAAACTTGTCGACCTTCCAGCACACCGGCGGCGGTCAGTACCTGTAAGCCATGACAGATAGCAGCCACGGGTTTATTGGCGGCAAAAAAATCTTTCACCAACGATAGCACCTGAGCGTTGAGACGCAGATATTCCGGCGCCCTGCCTCCCGGAACATACAAACCATCGTATGCCTCGACAGAAGCCCCATCAAAGGAGGCGTTGAGGGTAAAGTTATGCCCCGGTTTTTCAGTGTAAGT encodes the following:
- a CDS encoding DJ-1/PfpI family protein, with translation MAKVLMITGDFVEDYENMVPFQALLAMGHQVDAVCPDKKSGEVIATAIHDFEGHQTYTEKPGHNFTLNASFDGASVEAYDGLYVPGGRAPEYLRLNAQVLSLVKDFFAANKPVAAICHGLQVLTAAGVLEGRQVSAYPACQPEVEQAGGQYQSLEMDQAITDGNLVSAPAWPAHPALLQQFHQLLIQ